The Puniceicoccales bacterium genome has a segment encoding these proteins:
- a CDS encoding Amuc_1100 family pilus-like protein, protein MNITKKHMIHLIAATFFLSLLLLSTGLSIGALRKFMENKALDRANDRISIETFKLYPQPPSESELASMKRATAIYELRSQAYMEEYQKYSSTIANNHGPKDEVDLYFSLMSSVKMLHEKANSLDIWIPKDCCFSFEPYLKKDLIPSTDEIHLLYRQSIAILKLLQILFKSKDPGFEFISIERESIAKDQNNLEGPYTFSIVDTKSHKSKTKNLESSLFRIIFIGYTKCLRNFMNSVVKKTLPIFFREIKISAIDTPKGDDKDNQKVPAIIAEHHKSKIQITLEWLFMNHDNELSQQAIKE, encoded by the coding sequence ATGAACATCACCAAAAAACACATGATCCATTTGATCGCAGCAACTTTTTTTCTAAGTCTACTGTTATTGTCCACAGGTCTATCCATAGGAGCATTGAGAAAATTTATGGAAAATAAAGCTTTGGACCGAGCAAACGATCGAATTTCCATCGAAACTTTTAAACTCTACCCTCAACCACCTTCGGAATCAGAACTCGCATCCATGAAACGCGCCACAGCCATCTATGAATTGCGAAGCCAGGCATACATGGAGGAATACCAAAAATATTCATCGACAATAGCAAACAATCATGGGCCAAAGGATGAAGTTGACTTATATTTTTCACTAATGTCCTCAGTAAAAATGCTTCACGAAAAGGCAAATTCTCTGGATATCTGGATTCCCAAAGACTGCTGTTTCAGTTTCGAACCCTACCTAAAAAAGGACCTAATTCCATCGACAGATGAAATACATCTGCTTTATAGACAAAGCATAGCAATACTAAAGCTCTTGCAAATTCTTTTCAAATCCAAAGACCCAGGCTTTGAATTTATTTCCATAGAAAGAGAATCCATAGCCAAAGATCAAAACAACCTTGAAGGCCCCTATACCTTTTCTATTGTTGACACTAAATCTCATAAATCAAAAACCAAAAACCTAGAATCATCCCTATTTAGGATAATATTTATCGGATATACCAAGTGTCTTCGCAATTTTATGAACAGTGTGGTAAAAAAAACCTTACCCATATTTTTTAGAGAAATAAAAATTTCCGCCATAGATACACCGAAAGGCGATGATAAGGACAACCAAAAAGTGCCGGCGATAATCGCTGAACATCATAAGTCAAAAATACAAATAACTCTGGAATGGTTATTTATGAATCATGATAACGAACTTTCTCAACAGGCCATAAAGGAATGA